The genomic DNA GGGCCTGGAGGCTTTTACTACGATACGAGATATGGGTGGGTTTCCGAAGCCAGCACTTGGCTGGCTGACTGGAGGGGACCGATCCGAGTTACCACGCCTCGATGTGTGTGTGCGGTGTCTGTGCCCACTGTCGTTCTGCTCTAGGGAAGGCCCGGAGACTGAAGCAGGCAAAGGAGGAGGCTCAAATGGAGGTGGAGCAGTACCGCAGGGAGCGTGAGCAGGAGTTTCACAGCAAGCAGCAGGCGGTGAGGAGAGGGGCAGGGGTGGGCCAACTCAGGCGCAGGTCAGGGGTGCCTCTGTAAAATGTACATGACTCAGCAAGAAACGAGGCTGTCACAGGGCTGAGGGCGCCCTGACAAGGCCTGGGGATTTCAAAGGACACATGCAGCTTGTGGGAGCAGCCTTCACAGTCCGTGTGCAGTGTGGTAACATGGATGGTGTGTGGGGGCAGCCTTCACAGTCTGTGTGGAGTGTGGTAACATGGATGGTGTGTGGGGTGGGAGCAGCCTTCACAGTCCGTGTGCAGTGTGGTAACATGGATGGTATGTGTGGGAGCAGCCTTCACAGTCCATGTGCAGTGTGGTAACATGGATGGTGTGTGTGGGAGCAGCCTTCACAGTCCGTGTGGAGTGTGGTAACATGGATGGTGTGAGGTGTGGGAGCAGCCTTCATAGTCCGTGTGCAGTGTGGTAACATGGATGGTGTGTGTGGGAGCAGCCTTCACAGTCCGTGTGGAGTGTGGTAACATGGATGGTGTGTGTGGGAGCAGCCTTCACAGTCCGTGTGGAGTGTGGTAACATGGATGGTGTGTGTGGGAGCAGCCTTCACAGTCCGTGTGGAGTGTGGTAACATGGATggagtgtggggggtgggggcagcctTCACAGTCCGTGTGCAGTGTGGTAATATGGATGGTGTGTGTGGGAGCAGCCTTCACAGTCCGTGTGGAGTGTGGTAATATGGATGGTGTGTGGGAGCAGCCTTCACAGTCCGTGTGGAGTGTGGTAACATGGATGGTGTGTGGGAGCAGCCTTCACAGTCCGTGTGCAGTGTGGTAATATGGATGGTGTGAGGTGTGGGAGCAGCCTTCATAGTCCGTGTGCAGTGTGGTAACATGGATGGTGTGTGTGGGAGCAGCCTTCACAGTCCGTGTGGAGTGTGGTAACATGGATggagtgtggggggtgggggcagcctTCACAGTCCGTGTGCAGTGTGGTAacatggatggtgtgtgtgtgggagcagCCTTCACAGTCTGTGTGCAGTGTGGTAacatggatggtgtgtgtgtgggagcagCCTTCACAGTCCGTGTGCAGTGTGGCAACATGGATGTGGGGGACAGTTTTATGGCCATTGTGGTAAGAGGGAGGGAATTTCAGATCATTTTTGGGTGGGACTGCATGTCACCTTTTAGAAACCGGGACTGTGCTGCCCTGTCTGGTATCTAGTTTTTGTGGCATGGCAGTAGTTTTGAAAAGGCTTTCCCGGCCTTCCTCAGAATCCTTCCTTGTACACACTGGGAccgttctttctctgtttctgcttctctctctctcccctccacccccactccccaggccATGGGCTCTCAGGGGAACCTGTCTGCTGAAGTGGAGCAGGCCACCAGACGTCAGGTCCAGGGCATGCAGAGCTCCCAGCAGAGAAACCGGGAGCGTGTCCTGGCTCAGCTTCTTGGCATGGTCTGTGACGTCAGGCCCCAGGTCCACCCCAACTATCGGGTCACCGTCTAGGACCACTTCTTAGAGACATGTCCTAGAGGCTGACTCCTCTGCCAACTCCTATCCTAACCCAAATCGCTTGGGTAGCATGCACAGGGCACTGCTTCAATCCCTAGGGCTGCCCCTCCCCGCATCACTTCACATAAAAACCTTTtccagggttggggagatggttcagaggttaagagcactgatggttcttccagaggtcttgagttcaattcccagcaaccacatggtggctcacaccatctgtaatgagatccggtgccctcttctgttggatacatgcagacagaacactgtacataataaataaatctttaaaaaataacctttCCCTAGGAGAGAGACTTCTAGGTGACAGGACCCAACATTCCCTATGAGACTTACAAGCAGCCCATTCAAACCTGAATCTGTGTCCCATGACACCCACTGGAAATATACTAACGAATGCTGAAGTCGTCCCCATCTGCTCCTTCTGAGAAACGTGTCATGGTAATGCGGGTATGGAAAGCACCCTGACTCAGGGCTGGCAGATTTgggttcccctccctcccctccttcttgcTGGCTGTGAGACAGGGGCCTGGACAAGCTATTTAACCTGGAAGCCCTAATGTCCTCCTGTTTGTAACTGGAATGATGGTAATAATGCTAGCCTCTTACGGTAACTGCTGTGAATCGTCCTGTAAGAACTCAGCATAGTTCCAGACAGGTAGTAGTTGTGATTCCATAAATGGCAAGCCCATATTataaccccaccaccaccaccaccaccacctgcctgccAGAGAATCCTAATCTGTCCCTGGCACTTTATAACGCTCAGTCGTTGTGACTCTAGTAATTCGCTAAAGAATTtgtttttccccttctccaaaggCCCATCATGACCCCTGAAAAGTCGAAATGATAATGTCATTTAGTCCCTCTTTCCAAGTCGCAGGTGAATGCTAACCCTCCTAGCATCTGTGTTTCTTGTGAGTGGGTCTTTCCCTTTGGCTGTCCCTCTTTTCTGATTTCCCAGAGCTTACTGCTTCCCAGAGTGATGCTGCATCAACCACATTCAAGGATTCCTTTCTGTGCCCTCAATACCTCGCTTCCCTGTGTAACAGCAGTGTCAATAAAATATCAGTGGACAAGTCAATGGTGGAAACAGCCTCTTTCTGCCCCACGGTTTCTCATTCTCATTCCCTCTGCTCACAACGCTGCAAATGGTTGCCCAGGGGCAGCTTTCTGGAAACAAAAGCACACAGTAATGTGGTATTTCTGTCAAGTGTGGACATGTGAGGCTCCTCGGGCACTGAGGGCTGCATGCAGTAACTGTAAGATAAAGGTCGGCGTGTCCGAACAAGCACACTGCACCTTCCCTTGTTTTACTCTGCTTATtagtgcctggtgtgtgtgtgtgtgtgtgtgtgtgagagagagagagagagagagagagagagagagagagagagtcaccgtgtagccttggttgtcctggaattgtctatggacaccaggctggccttgaactcacagatatccacctgcctctgtctattGAAtactgcaattaaaggtgtgtgccgccacaccTGCCTGGCCTGACATTATATGTTCAGGTACTGGCTCTCATTATGTAAAGTATCTGGTGATAGGCTGTGTCCCCAAAGCCTAAGATAGCACTTGGTACATGACTGCAGCTGGTGAATACTGTAAATTAAAATGATGCTCACGGGTGGGAAACTGCTCTTCTGTGACTCCCTTTCTTGCAACAGTTCTCTGCACTATGGAAGGCGAGCTTGTTTCACCTAGGGCATGAATCAGTGAGTTAACATGTAGACTTTTCTTGTATGGTTTTTCTGTAGGCAGACATTAAAAAGTCTATTTATACCAGTAGGGCACTAATGAAAGACCAAAGAAACTTCTCCAGTCAAGCCTAGACTGGCAGGGTTAGGGGCCCATTTCCAGTATATGGGTGATAGGTCACTTAGAGGAGCAAGGGAGATCGGAGCTGCTTCTCCCTTGAGTTCTCTACATAACTTGTACACAGATCCACCAAAGAGACTTCTGTCATCAGGAACTGTTTATAGGTGACGTAATCTGGGAGAAGGGTTCTGTGTCTTGCAACTTCTGAATTTTATGAGCCTTCTCTATTGTCATGAGGAGGAAGGAAATGTTATAATCCCAAGGAAATAGCTATACAGAATCAACCAGATTTTTGAAGCAGAGAGATAGACGTGATGGGAAATTGTTATGCCTACACCTTGTCATGACACTGTTAGCTGCACTGCTTTGGCCATCTTGCTGTATTTCTCTATCTGCTATGTTTATAGCAGAGCAGGACAGGGCGTCTactgactttaatcccagcacttgaagccTGAGGCGGGAGaattgagagtttgaggctagtctaggCTATATAAGACTCAAACTCactaatgaaggaaggaaggaataatgGCAAGACAGACAGACGAGGGGGACTCTTCGCTCTGGCCATTGGCTCAGGCTTTAAGCATTGTTAAAATCACCATGAATGTTAGCGAGTGCAAGTTTTTATCATAAGTGCTTCTCTGATGTTCACTGTCCTGCAAAcaagcagagaccaggaggtgGGTCGACTTGATTCTCTACTGACATCTGCTGGACAGTTCCTTGGCTGCCTTAAGCAGGACTATCAGTCAAACAAAACAGCTAGCCAGACCATCCACACTGGCCATTCTGAACACTGGAGAAAACCACGGTGTGATGACAGCTAATTGCTCCAGCTCCTGAAGGTGTGGCCTCAGCCAGGACTGTTTACAATAGTTGgttactggatttttttttttgccttcacaAGCCT from Cricetulus griseus strain 17A/GY chromosome 1 unlocalized genomic scaffold, alternate assembly CriGri-PICRH-1.0 chr1_0, whole genome shotgun sequence includes the following:
- the Atp6v1g2 gene encoding V-type proton ATPase subunit G 2 — its product is MASQSQGIQQLLQAEKRAAEKVADARKRKARRLKQAKEEAQMEVEQYRREREQEFHSKQQAAMGSQGNLSAEVEQATRRQVQGMQSSQQRNRERVLAQLLGMVCDVRPQVHPNYRVTV